TGCGAGCCTACGCGGACGTGTGCGGCGACAAACACCGCTTTGCCCAGTGGCTGCAGGGCCTGCTGCTGGAGCGCAAGAAGGGCATGGCCTCTGCTGCGGATGGAGGAGGCGCCACGGTGCTTTCCAGTCATCCCGCACGGATGGCGCCGGGACGTGGCGCCATCGTCCGTTCCACAGCCCGTGCCCCCCAGGGGCGGACCCGGGTGGCGCAGGAACTGGAAGCCATCGAGGACTATTTGATGGTGCTGAAACTCTGGGATCCCGAGTAGGTCAGCCCTTGGCCTTGCTGGCTTCGCGCCAGGCGGCGATGAGCTTGGCCTCCTGCTCGGCACTGGGGCCTGCCAGCTTGTTGCGGCCCTTCTCCACCTTCTCCTGGGTCTTGAACCAGGTCAGGGTGTCCTTGACAGTGTCGAGGGCCGGGCGGAACTTCAAGCCCGCCTTCACGGCGCGGTCATTGCGCCAGGTGTGGAAGCCCTTGGTCTCGCCCGCATAGGGCGCCCAGATCGGGAACTCCAGGCCTTCCTGCTTGGCGACGAAGTCGGCTGGAATCCACAGGGGCTTGGCGTTCGGGTTGCCGACCTTCTGGCAGGCCTCCACCAGGGTGCCCCAGGCCAGGCGCTTTTCGGGGCCGCAGGCGTTGAAGACGCCGGTGGTGCCCTGTTCCACCAGGTGCACCAGCCAGGCGGCCAGGTCGCGCACGTCGATGATCTCCACGGGGTCGCTGGGCGCGCCGGGCACGGCGAGTTCACTGCCCTTGTCGAAGCGCACGGGCCAGTAGGTGAAGCGGCCGGTGGGATCGTCGGGCCCCACGATGTAGCCGGGGCGGATGATGGTGGCGCGGCCGGGCATGGCCTTCTGGGCGGCCTGTTCGCACAGGGCCTTGAGGCCGCCGTAGTTCTGGAATTCCTTCCCCATATCTTCCACGGTGGGATCGGCCAGCGTGGCGAGCGGCGCATCCTCAGTGCCGTTCTCGGGGTTGGGCTCCTTGTAGGCGCTGATGCTGGAGATGTAGATGTACTGCTTGGCGAAGGGGGCCACCAGGGCCGCCGAGGCGCCGACCATGCGCGGGTAGTAGCCGCTGTTGTCGATGACGGCGTCCCACTTGCCGCCCTCCAGCGCCTTCAGTCCCTCGCCCTTCTTGGGGTCGCGGTCGCCGTGCAGTTTCTCGACACCGGGAAAGAGGTCGGGCCGCGTCTTCCCGCGGTTGAACATGGTCACCTGGTGGCCGTGCGCCTGGGCGATCTCGATGGTGGCGGGGCCCAGGAAGCCGGTGCCGCCCAGAATGAGGATCTTCTTGGGGGCCACCTTGGCGGGTGCTGCGGAAAGGTCCAGGCCCGTGGCGGCCAGGGCGGTGGCTGCGGCGGACCACTGCATGAATTCACGACGGGACACGTTCATGAGACCTCCCTTGGTGGCCAGGGTGTTGATGATGGACCTGGATTGATACCTCGTGAATTGATATATACTCCATTCCGGCCCCTCCGCAACCTCTTTCTGGATCACCCATGACACCTGCCCGCCTGCTCCGTCGCCTGGTGCTGCTCGAGGAGGGCGAAGCCCCGGGGCTGCTCTGGTCCACCCTGTATTTCTTTCTTCTGTTCTTCGGCTTCTACCTGGTGCGCCCGGTGCGCGAAGCCATCGGCATCGCCCGGGGCGCGGACAAGCTGCCTTGGCTCATGACGGGCACCCTGCTGGCCATGGTGTTGGCCAATCCGGCCTTCGCCACCCTGGTGTCGAAGCTGCCGCGGCGGCGCTTCATCCCGCTGGCCTACCGCTTCTTCGCGGTGAACATGCTGGCGCTCTTCCTGGCCTTCCGTTTCCTGCCCAACCATGGCGGCGCCATCCTGGGCTACGGCTTCTACATCTGGCTCAGTGTCTTCAACCTCTTCGTGGTGTCGGTGTTCTGGGGCCTCATGTCCGATGTGTGGGCCGAAGGCCAGGGCAAGCGGCTCTTCGGCTTCATCGCCACCGGTGGCACCTTGGGCGCCATCGCGGGCGCGGCGCTCACGGGGGTGCTGACCAAGGGTTTCGTCGTCGCCAGCTTTAAGGTGAAGGTGGATCCACTGTCGCTGCTGCTGGTTTCGGCGCTGACGCTGGAGGCGGCGGTGTTCTGCGTGAAACGGTTGATGGCCATCTTCCATGTGGGGGAAGAGACGCAAGGCACGAGGGAGCCGGGCCCCGGCCCTCTGGAAGGCCTGCGGCTCATCGCCACCTCGCGCTACCTCCAACTCATCTGCCTCTACATCCTGCTCTTCACCATCACCAGCACCCTGCTCTACCTGCAGCAGGGCAGCATCGTGGAGCGCACCTTTGCGGGCACTGCCGCCCGCACAGCGGCCTTCGCCCGCATCGATCTCTGGGTGAACGTGCTCACGTTGGTGACGCAGGTGCTGCTCACGGGCCGCCTCATCACGGCCCTGGGCATTCCCGTGGTGCTGTCCATCCTGCCGGTGCTCACCCTCGTGGGCTTCGGCGCTCTTTGGATCTGGCCCACCTTCGCCGTCATGGCCCTGATCCAGGTGCTGCGCCGCGGTCTTCACTACGCGTTGGACCGTCCGGCCCGCGAGGTGCTCTACATTCCGCTGGGACCTGAGGAGCGCTACAAGGCAAAGCCCTTCATCGACACCTTCATCTACCGCGGCGGCGACCTGCTGGGTGTCTGGGCTCCCACGGCGCTGGTGGCGTTGGCGATTCCCGTGGGTTTGGCCTCGCTGGGATGTTCAGGCCTGTGGTGGGCCAGCAGCCTGGCTTTGGGGCGCCGGGTGCGATTGGGAGGTTGACCTTTTTTCCACCATCCCGGATGATGGCGGACATGCGCTTTCCGTCGAACAGCTTCGCCATCGCCTCGCAGATCCCTGCGGTGGACGGCCTGCGCTCCTTCGGTATTACCTCCGGTACCACCACGACCAATACGGTCGCGCGGGGCACCTGACCTGATCAGCACACTCAGACTCAGCCCCGCGCCTCACACCGCGGGGCTTTTTCGTTTCGACCCAACCGTTGCCGGAGCGCTTCAGATGCCTTCATCTTCCAGTCGGCCCCTCCCATCCATCCGCGTCATGAAATTCGGCGGCACCAGCCTCGCCGATGCGAATCGTTTCCGCAACGTGGCCGATCTGGTGGCCCAGGCCTGCGGCGATCACCGCATCTGCGTGGTGGC
This sequence is a window from Geothrix sp. PMB-07. Protein-coding genes within it:
- a CDS encoding NAD-dependent epimerase/dehydratase family protein, with product MNVSRREFMQWSAAATALAATGLDLSAAPAKVAPKKILILGGTGFLGPATIEIAQAHGHQVTMFNRGKTRPDLFPGVEKLHGDRDPKKGEGLKALEGGKWDAVIDNSGYYPRMVGASAALVAPFAKQYIYISSISAYKEPNPENGTEDAPLATLADPTVEDMGKEFQNYGGLKALCEQAAQKAMPGRATIIRPGYIVGPDDPTGRFTYWPVRFDKGSELAVPGAPSDPVEIIDVRDLAAWLVHLVEQGTTGVFNACGPEKRLAWGTLVEACQKVGNPNAKPLWIPADFVAKQEGLEFPIWAPYAGETKGFHTWRNDRAVKAGLKFRPALDTVKDTLTWFKTQEKVEKGRNKLAGPSAEQEAKLIAAWREASKAKG
- a CDS encoding NTP/NDP exchange transporter, whose amino-acid sequence is MTPARLLRRLVLLEEGEAPGLLWSTLYFFLLFFGFYLVRPVREAIGIARGADKLPWLMTGTLLAMVLANPAFATLVSKLPRRRFIPLAYRFFAVNMLALFLAFRFLPNHGGAILGYGFYIWLSVFNLFVVSVFWGLMSDVWAEGQGKRLFGFIATGGTLGAIAGAALTGVLTKGFVVASFKVKVDPLSLLLVSALTLEAAVFCVKRLMAIFHVGEETQGTREPGPGPLEGLRLIATSRYLQLICLYILLFTITSTLLYLQQGSIVERTFAGTAARTAAFARIDLWVNVLTLVTQVLLTGRLITALGIPVVLSILPVLTLVGFGALWIWPTFAVMALIQVLRRGLHYALDRPAREVLYIPLGPEERYKAKPFIDTFIYRGGDLLGVWAPTALVALAIPVGLASLGCSGLWWASSLALGRRVRLGG